One Triticum dicoccoides isolate Atlit2015 ecotype Zavitan chromosome 5B, WEW_v2.0, whole genome shotgun sequence genomic window carries:
- the LOC119307101 gene encoding basic leucine zipper 19-like: MDDGDLDFSNPEAYLCSDTGAGCSMDSYFDGILNDAEHLACTHTHTCNPPVDDSSHTHTCVHVHTKIVSASSDGGAADSPAENSGASKKRRPSGNRAAVRKYREKKKAHTALLEEEVVQLKALNKQLLKKLQNHAALEAEAARLRCLLVDVRGRIDGEIGAFPYQRPVKNVDLVSGVDQGGFLGSAQVMNSCDFRCNDQMYCNPGMQMRTIGDDGAMSGQVFGQGTGDIANIQCMGGAKSGLTMPPGCGGMGTMPSGCLPSSEKQ, encoded by the coding sequence ATGGACGACGGGGACCTCGATTTCTCCAACCCGGAGGCGTACCTCTGCTCGGACACCGGCGCCGGCTGCTCCATGGACAGCTACTTCGACGGCATCCTCAACGACGCGGAGCACCTTGCGTGCACCCACACCCACACCTGCAACCCGCCCGTCGACGACAGCTCGCACACCCACACCTGCGTCCACGTCCACACCAAGATCGTCTCGGCGTCGTCGGACGGCGGCGCCGCCGACTCCCCGGCCGAGAACAGCGGCGCCTCCAAGAAGCGGCGGCCGTCCGGCAACCGCGCCGCCGTGAGGAAGTACCGGGAGAAGAAGAAGGCCCACACGGCGCTGCTGGAGGAAGAGGTGGTTCAGCTGAAGGCTCTGAACAAGCAGCTGCTGAAGAAGCTCCAGAATCACGCGGcgctcgaggccgaggccgccaggCTCCGCTGCCTGCTCGTCGATGTCAGGGGGAGGATCGACGGGGAGATTGGCGCTTTCCCTTACCAGCGGCCTGTGAAGAACGTCGATTTGGTTTCTGGCGTTGATCAGGGGGGCTTTCTTGGCAGTGCCCAGGTTATGAACTCGTGTGATTTCAGATGCAACGATCAGATGTATTGCAATCCAGGAATGCAGATGAGAACTATCGGTGATGATGGTGCTATGAGTGGTCAGGTATTTGGGCAAGGCACTGGGGATATTGCAAACATCCAATGCATGGGgggtgcgaaatctgggctcacaaTGCCCCCAGGCTGTGGGGGTATGGGGACAATGCCTTCTGGCTGTTTACCCAGTTCTGAAAAGCAGTGA